The stretch of DNA GGTCGCCGCGAGGTTCTGCAGCGACGAGCGATAGACGATCCGCGCCGCGCCCTGCCCCGCGCTGACCTGCTCGTACGCCGCCGCGACGGGTCCGGCGAGGGCGCCCACCAGCCTCCGGCGCGCCACCGTGATCCGTGCGCCCGTCTCGGCGAGCTTCCCGTCCCACACGTCGAGCGTCCGCAGGTCGGCCCCGCGGGACGAGCGCAGCGCGGCGCCGGCGGACTTCAGCAGCGCCGACCGCTGCCGCAGCACCCGCTCGTACTCGGCGACCACCGCCGCCATCCGCGGGCTGAGCTGGACAAGCAGCTCGTCGAGGAACCGGCGTCGACCGTCGGGGTCGCCCTTGACCAGCGACAGGTCCTCCGGTGCGAACTGCACGGTGCGCAGGATGCCGAGCACGTCGCGTGCCCGGACCGGCGAGCCGCCGTTGACCCGTGCGCGGTTCGCCCGACCGGGGGTGATCTCGAGCTCGACGGTGGTGGCGCGGCCGTCGCGGACCACGCGCGTCCGCACCACGGCACGCTGCGCACCGGACCGGACCAGCGCCGCATCCGTCGGCACGCGGTGGCTGGACAGCGTCGCGACGTAGCCGATCGCCTCGACGAGGTTCGTCTTGCCCTGACCGTTGGGCCCGACCAGCGCCGTCACACCGGGCTCGAGCGGCAGCTCGACGGTGGCGTAGGAGCGGAAGTCGGTCAGCGACAGGTGCGAGACGAACACTCAGGCCTCGGACGAGGGCGGTGCCGTCGGTGTGACGGTGTCGGCACTGGCGGCGCGGACCGCGTGGCCGCCGAACTGCTGGCGCAGGGCGGCGACGGCCTTGAGCGCCGGCGACTCCTCCTGTCGCGAGGCGAACCGTGCGAACAGCGACGCGGCGATCACGGGGGCCGGCACGGCGAGCTCGATCGCCTCGTCGACGGTCCACCGGCCCTCGCCGGAGTCCTCGACCCAGTCGTCGATCTTGTCCAGGCCCGGGTCCTGCTCCAGCGCCGCGACCAGCAGGTCCAGCAGCCAGGAGCGCACGACGGTGCCTCGGGTCCAGGCCTTGATGGTCCCGTGGACGTCTGTGACCAGGTCCTTCGCCGCGAGCAGCTCGTACCCCTCGGCGTAGGCCTGCATCAGGCCGTACTCGACGCCGTTGTGCACCATCTTCGAGAAGTGCCCCGCGCCGACGGCGCCGGCGTGCACGAAGCTCTCGGCCCGCGGGCCCTCGGGCCGGAGGGCGTCGAACACCGGCATCGCCCTGGCCACCAGGTCGGTGTCGCCGCCGACCATGAGGCCGTACCCGTTCTCCAGGCCCCAGACCCCACCGGAGACACCGGCATCGAGGAAGCCGATGCCGCGCTCGGCGAGCAGGTCCGCGTGCGGCTTGTCGTCCTGGTAGTACGAGTTGCCGCCGTCGATGACGGTGTCGCCGGCGGTCAGCAGCTCGG from Cellulomonas sp. NTE-D12 encodes:
- the recF gene encoding DNA replication/repair protein RecF, yielding MFVSHLSLTDFRSYATVELPLEPGVTALVGPNGQGKTNLVEAIGYVATLSSHRVPTDAALVRSGAQRAVVRTRVVRDGRATTVELEITPGRANRARVNGGSPVRARDVLGILRTVQFAPEDLSLVKGDPDGRRRFLDELLVQLSPRMAAVVAEYERVLRQRSALLKSAGAALRSSRGADLRTLDVWDGKLAETGARITVARRRLVGALAGPVAAAYEQVSAGQGAARIVYRSSLQNLAATGGPERASVDTPDPMGADDQQSDQPAQAHLVEAQLLEAMGRLRSKEIERGVSLVGPHRDELVLTLGELPAKGYASHGESWSFALALRLGSASLLRTGIHDDEGWSADWGPDGDPVLVLDDVFAELDSRRRDRLAELVAPAGQVLITAAVPGDVPEALSGGRVDVMGGEVARVL
- the gnd gene encoding phosphogluconate dehydrogenase (NAD(+)-dependent, decarboxylating) codes for the protein MHIGLVGLGKMGANMRERLRRGGVEVTGYDRNQDVSDVPSLEALVQALPAGERIVWVMVPSGPITDAVVHQLAELLTAGDTVIDGGNSYYQDDKPHADLLAERGIGFLDAGVSGGVWGLENGYGLMVGGDTDLVARAMPVFDALRPEGPRAESFVHAGAVGAGHFSKMVHNGVEYGLMQAYAEGYELLAAKDLVTDVHGTIKAWTRGTVVRSWLLDLLVAALEQDPGLDKIDDWVEDSGEGRWTVDEAIELAVPAPVIAASLFARFASRQEESPALKAVAALRQQFGGHAVRAASADTVTPTAPPSSEA